In Flavobacterium okayamense, a single window of DNA contains:
- a CDS encoding DUF5625 family protein → MRLLIFMLFLVFVSCNKNVKSNDFFRDFEDNRWPFNQDVEFDFTIDQGEELWLHFGHIYDYDYDMIPIEMEITKTEGDLNKMFVIEKLKVKNVNGGDSGECLGDICDYYQKVNLKDLEPGKYHIVLRNKSDLPYLPNVLGIGYQIRKPNQ, encoded by the coding sequence ATGCGTTTATTAATTTTTATGTTATTTCTAGTTTTCGTTTCATGTAATAAGAACGTGAAATCAAATGATTTTTTTAGAGATTTTGAAGACAATCGTTGGCCTTTTAATCAAGATGTTGAGTTCGATTTTACAATTGATCAAGGAGAAGAATTATGGTTGCATTTTGGCCATATTTATGATTACGATTACGATATGATTCCTATCGAAATGGAAATCACTAAAACGGAAGGAGATTTGAATAAAATGTTTGTTATTGAAAAATTAAAAGTCAAAAATGTTAATGGTGGTGATTCAGGTGAATGTCTAGGAGATATTTGCGATTATTATCAAAAGGTAAATCTTAAAGATTTAGAACCTGGAAAATATCATATAGTATTAAGAAATAAATCAGATTTACCGTATTTACCAAATGTTTTAGGAATTGGTTATCAAATCAGAAAACCAAATCAATAA
- a CDS encoding T9SS type B sorting domain-containing protein: protein MKKILLTLLLFSSVLLFSQSPTCESASAICSGQGGPYNNTNNTTPGGNSSGYGTVNCLFSTPYPAWFYMQVGVSGSMDFTLVQTVSSGNPDVDFALWGPFTSLNNYCDNLYGYSAGYTGPNNVVDCSYSGSATETINIPGATAGQYYILLVTNYGQQPGSYTINQTGGTGSLSCEIVCGVDLGPDQQFCNSTITSYTMTAEFNQAPTTVGTPTYSWYLGGVLQGTTTTNQYTANQEGTWTVEVIRPGCSDVATDDIEILFDSEPILNSPPPISGCAPFDLTSIIPGLLSPANPADYVVYFYEDINDAFTGSSNYIATPTSYTPGFTDIFIRVENNGNPTCYNVDEILQLIIDCASPCSLTLTSAVSSDAQTICLTDALDDIIFTAGGDATDVVVTSGSFPTGVTGVYNAGTYTVSGTPTQTGSFAVTISTVGCATNITHDITIVVNEPSDAGLDGNTTVCDNDTNVIDLYALISGEQTGGVWTQTSGVGGTFDATAGTYTPALGATTSTFEYTITGAAPCPDDVSVATITIVPQANAGTDGATTTCESSSTAIDLFSLLTGAQTGGTWTQTSGTGGTFNAGAGTYTPALGATTSTFEYTITGTPPCVDDVSVVTVTITATPDAGNDNSITLCSTSSSVDLFTVLLGSPDLGGTWSPALASGTGVFDPAVDTAGVYTYTIDIPGCTIASAAITVTINAQPDAGLDGATTVCDSDTTAIDLFALLTGAQTGGVWTQTSGTGGVFNAAAGTYTPASGATTSTFEYTLTGVAPCVDDMSVVTVNINAQPDAGLDGGVTICDNDTNVIDLFSLITGEQTGGVWTQTSGTGGTFDAAAGTYTPASGATTSTFEYTLTGVAPCIDDVSVATITINAQPDAGLDGNTTICDNDTAAVDLFALLTGAQTGGVWTQTSGTGGVFNAAAGTYTPAPGATTSTFEYTLTGVAPCVDDMSVVTVNINAQPDAGLDGGVTICDNDTNVIDLFSLITGEQSGGVWTQTSGTGGVFNAVAGTYTPAPGATTSTFEYTLTGVAPCVDDVSVATITINAQPDAGLDGSTSVCDSDTTTIDLFALLTGAQTGGVWTQTSGTGGVFDAAAGTYTPASGATTSTFEYTLTGVAPCVDDTSIVTVTITAQPDAGLDGNTTVCDNDTTTVDLFTLLTGAQTGGVWTQTSGTGGVFNAAAGTYTPASGATTSTFEYTLTGVAPCIDDTSVVTININAQPDAGLDGATTVCDNDTNVIDLFSLITGEQSGGVWTQTSGTGGVFDAVAGTYTPAPGATSSTFEYTLTGVAPCIDDVSVATITINAQPDAGLDGNTTVCDNDTTTINLFALLTGAQTGGVWTQTSGTGGVFDAAAGTYTPASGATTSTFEYTLTGVAPCIDDTSVVTININAQPDAGLDGAITVCESDTAVIDLYALISGEQAGGVWTQTSGTGGVFDAVAGTYTPAPGATTSTFEYTLTGVAPCIDDTSVVTITVNPDAEITLMTDITTTDQELCQGTAISTIEYELSNGATGVIVAGLPAGITYTINGNIVTISGTPTDLVGVYNYSVTTTGGCSSDMESGSIEITNGVLPTFDPMPDICEGSGYSLPTTSTNGITGSWSPAFDNTQTMMYTFTPDAGQCAIPTTATVTIIEKPVLSINNPLPITLCDGEFLHVDWTSNVAGTTLTYTASSNNVTYPSNGDQSTLDQVLSLINSDQIGDITITITPFANGCSGDAIQVPVRINPNPVISSVSVDQNTICSGNEVTFTVTSNLGGTTYDWSVINNTGVTVVGGVTSGTITTGTLMLVLENSTPGLSGTIEVDFTPYRDGCPGATVVSEVITVNPIPGVPNGLPEYYICDGEATPMSITSDPFVAGTELIYDVVDYYNVTGYSSGGPLPEPLLIEDVLTLTDSYVQGYVVYRIWATLNGCDGEYRDFTVYVNPNPQPVLTDGAICVNDIGTVFQTYWLTVEGLPGTNYQYTWYESSDPVNPIAITGVPSLEVAVAGSYYVVVRDLSSTDTSCEGTSNTVSVIETNPATSFITTVTDAFSDNATVVVTVTGGNGMLLYQIDGGAFQESNVFTGVSAGEHVITVIDSQGCTYLQETVLVIDYPNFFTPNGDGYNDTWNIIGLNQPEAKLYIFDRYGKLIKQLSTVGPGWDGTYNGEQLPSTDYWFSLEYLENGVAKEFKAHFAMKR from the coding sequence ATGAAAAAAATTTTACTTACATTATTATTATTTAGCTCAGTGTTGTTGTTTTCACAATCTCCTACTTGTGAAAGTGCTTCGGCTATTTGTTCTGGGCAAGGTGGTCCTTATAATAATACTAACAATACCACGCCTGGTGGAAATTCATCAGGTTATGGAACGGTAAACTGCTTGTTTTCAACTCCTTATCCGGCATGGTTTTATATGCAAGTAGGAGTTTCTGGTTCTATGGATTTTACTTTAGTACAAACTGTATCATCAGGAAATCCAGATGTTGACTTTGCCTTATGGGGGCCATTTACTTCATTAAATAATTATTGTGACAATTTATATGGATATTCTGCAGGCTATACTGGTCCAAATAATGTAGTAGATTGTAGTTATTCTGGTTCTGCTACTGAGACAATAAATATTCCTGGTGCTACTGCAGGTCAGTATTATATATTACTGGTTACTAATTATGGTCAACAACCTGGTTCTTATACGATTAATCAAACAGGAGGTACAGGTTCATTGAGTTGTGAAATAGTTTGTGGTGTAGACTTAGGTCCAGATCAACAGTTTTGTAATTCAACCATTACGAGTTACACGATGACTGCTGAATTTAATCAAGCTCCTACAACTGTTGGTACACCTACTTATTCATGGTATTTAGGTGGGGTTTTACAAGGAACAACTACGACTAATCAATATACTGCTAACCAAGAAGGTACTTGGACAGTAGAAGTTATTCGTCCAGGTTGTTCAGATGTAGCCACAGATGACATTGAAATTTTATTCGATTCCGAGCCGATATTAAATTCACCACCTCCGATTTCTGGATGTGCTCCTTTTGATTTAACGTCAATTATACCGGGATTATTATCACCTGCAAATCCAGCGGATTATGTTGTTTATTTTTATGAGGATATAAATGATGCTTTTACAGGGAGTTCTAATTATATAGCAACACCTACGAGTTATACTCCAGGTTTTACAGATATTTTTATTCGTGTAGAGAATAATGGTAATCCTACATGTTATAATGTTGATGAGATTTTACAATTGATAATAGATTGCGCATCACCGTGTAGTTTAACACTAACTTCTGCTGTTTCTTCAGATGCTCAAACAATTTGTTTAACAGATGCACTTGATGATATTATCTTCACTGCAGGAGGAGATGCGACAGATGTTGTTGTTACAAGTGGTTCATTTCCAACAGGAGTGACTGGAGTTTATAATGCTGGGACTTATACTGTATCGGGTACACCTACTCAAACGGGTAGTTTTGCTGTAACCATTTCTACAGTTGGTTGTGCAACAAACATAACACACGATATTACTATTGTAGTAAATGAGCCTTCAGATGCAGGGTTAGATGGAAACACTACAGTATGTGATAATGACACTAATGTTATTGATTTGTATGCATTAATATCAGGAGAACAAACAGGTGGTGTTTGGACACAAACATCAGGTGTAGGAGGTACTTTTGATGCTACTGCTGGGACATATACACCGGCTTTAGGAGCAACGACTTCAACTTTTGAATATACGATTACTGGAGCTGCACCATGTCCAGATGATGTGAGTGTTGCAACAATAACAATAGTACCTCAAGCAAATGCTGGTACAGATGGCGCTACCACAACGTGTGAGAGTAGTTCAACAGCAATAGATTTATTTTCATTGCTTACAGGAGCACAAACAGGTGGAACTTGGACCCAAACTTCTGGAACAGGAGGTACATTTAATGCTGGGGCAGGAACGTATACACCAGCGTTAGGCGCCACGACTTCTACATTTGAGTATACTATTACAGGTACGCCACCGTGTGTGGATGATGTGAGTGTAGTTACAGTTACTATTACAGCAACACCAGATGCAGGTAATGATAATTCAATAACATTATGTAGCACTAGTTCTTCTGTAGATTTATTTACAGTATTATTAGGTTCACCAGATTTAGGCGGGACTTGGTCGCCAGCCTTAGCAAGTGGAACAGGAGTTTTTGATCCGGCAGTAGACACAGCAGGTGTTTATACATATACGATAGATATTCCAGGATGTACCATTGCATCAGCAGCTATAACTGTTACAATTAATGCGCAACCCGACGCGGGATTAGATGGGGCTACCACAGTTTGTGATAGTGATACAACAGCCATAGATTTGTTTGCTTTACTTACAGGAGCGCAAACAGGAGGAGTTTGGACACAGACTTCAGGAACAGGTGGAGTGTTTAATGCAGCAGCAGGAACTTATACACCAGCTTCAGGAGCAACTACATCTACTTTTGAATACACACTAACAGGTGTAGCACCATGTGTAGATGATATGAGTGTGGTTACCGTAAACATCAACGCACAACCTGATGCAGGGTTAGATGGCGGAGTTACCATATGTGATAACGATACGAATGTTATTGATTTATTCTCGTTAATCACAGGAGAACAAACAGGTGGCGTTTGGACACAAACTTCAGGTACTGGTGGGACGTTTGATGCAGCAGCAGGAACTTATACGCCAGCTTCAGGGGCAACGACATCAACATTTGAATATACACTAACAGGAGTAGCACCATGTATTGATGATGTAAGTGTAGCTACTATAACAATAAATGCACAACCCGATGCTGGATTAGACGGAAATACAACGATTTGTGATAACGATACAGCAGCAGTTGATTTATTTGCTTTACTTACAGGAGCGCAAACAGGTGGAGTTTGGACACAGACTTCAGGAACAGGTGGAGTGTTTAATGCAGCAGCAGGAACATATACACCAGCACCTGGAGCGACGACATCAACATTTGAATACACACTAACAGGTGTAGCACCATGTGTAGATGATATGAGTGTGGTTACCGTAAACATCAACGCACAACCTGATGCAGGGTTAGATGGCGGAGTTACCATATGTGATAACGATACGAATGTTATTGATTTATTCTCGTTAATCACAGGAGAACAATCAGGAGGAGTTTGGACACAGACCTCAGGAACTGGTGGAGTATTTAATGCAGTAGCAGGAACGTACACACCAGCACCAGGAGCAACAACATCTACATTTGAATATACACTAACAGGAGTAGCGCCTTGTGTTGATGATGTAAGTGTAGCTACTATAACAATAAATGCACAACCTGATGCGGGATTAGATGGTTCAACATCGGTTTGTGATAGTGATACAACAACAATAGATTTATTTGCTTTACTTACAGGAGCGCAAACAGGTGGCGTTTGGACACAGACATCAGGAACAGGAGGAGTATTTGATGCAGCAGCAGGAACTTATACACCAGCCTCAGGGGCAACGACATCAACATTTGAATATACACTAACAGGAGTAGCACCATGTGTTGATGATACAAGTATAGTAACAGTTACTATTACAGCACAACCCGACGCAGGATTAGACGGAAACACAACGGTTTGTGATAATGATACAACAACAGTTGATTTATTTACTTTACTTACAGGAGCGCAAACAGGAGGAGTTTGGACACAGACCTCAGGAACAGGTGGAGTATTTAATGCAGCAGCAGGAACTTATACTCCAGCTTCAGGAGCAACGACATCTACATTTGAGTATACTCTAACAGGTGTAGCACCGTGTATAGATGATACAAGCGTAGTGACGATAAATATCAACGCACAACCTGATGCAGGGTTAGATGGAGCAACAACAGTTTGTGATAACGATACGAATGTTATTGATTTATTCTCGTTAATCACAGGAGAACAATCAGGTGGCGTTTGGACACAAACATCAGGAACAGGCGGAGTATTTGATGCAGTAGCAGGAACGTACACACCAGCACCTGGAGCAACATCATCTACATTTGAATATACACTAACAGGAGTAGCGCCTTGTATTGACGATGTAAGTGTAGCTACTATAACAATAAATGCACAACCCGATGCTGGATTAGACGGAAACACAACAGTTTGTGATAACGATACAACAACAATTAATTTATTTGCTTTACTTACAGGAGCGCAAACAGGAGGAGTTTGGACACAGACCTCAGGAACAGGAGGAGTGTTCGATGCAGCAGCAGGAACTTATACGCCAGCTTCAGGGGCAACGACATCAACATTTGAATATACACTAACAGGTGTAGCGCCATGTATAGATGATACAAGCGTAGTTACGATAAACATTAACGCACAGCCCGATGCAGGATTAGATGGGGCTATCACAGTTTGTGAGAGTGATACAGCAGTGATTGATTTATATGCTTTAATATCAGGTGAGCAAGCAGGAGGTGTTTGGACACAAACTTCAGGAACAGGAGGAGTATTTGATGCAGTAGCAGGAACGTATACACCAGCACCTGGAGCAACGACTTCAACATTTGAGTATACACTAACAGGCGTAGCGCCATGTATAGATGATACGAGTGTGGTTACAATTACAGTCAATCCTGATGCTGAAATAACTTTAATGACTGATATTACAACAACAGATCAAGAGTTATGTCAAGGTACAGCTATCTCAACTATAGAGTATGAATTATCTAATGGAGCCACTGGAGTTATTGTTGCAGGTTTACCAGCAGGTATAACTTACACCATCAACGGTAATATAGTTACTATTTCAGGAACGCCTACAGATTTAGTTGGCGTATATAATTATTCAGTTACTACAACAGGAGGTTGTTCGAGTGATATGGAAAGCGGTAGTATTGAAATAACAAATGGAGTATTACCGACTTTTGATCCAATGCCAGATATTTGTGAAGGAAGTGGATATTCATTACCGACAACATCAACAAATGGTATTACAGGAAGTTGGTCTCCAGCTTTTGATAATACACAAACAATGATGTATACTTTCACTCCTGATGCTGGACAATGTGCAATACCAACAACAGCTACAGTAACTATTATTGAAAAACCTGTATTATCAATAAATAATCCATTGCCAATAACTTTATGTGATGGAGAGTTTTTACATGTAGACTGGACAAGTAATGTAGCGGGTACTACCTTAACGTATACGGCTTCTAGCAATAATGTTACTTATCCTAGTAATGGAGATCAAAGTACATTAGATCAAGTTTTATCATTAATAAATTCGGATCAGATAGGCGATATTACGATAACAATTACCCCTTTTGCTAATGGCTGTTCAGGAGATGCGATACAAGTACCAGTTCGAATCAATCCAAATCCGGTTATAAGTTCTGTTTCAGTAGATCAGAATACGATTTGTTCAGGCAATGAAGTTACTTTTACTGTAACGAGTAATTTAGGAGGAACGACTTACGATTGGTCGGTAATAAATAATACCGGAGTTACTGTTGTGGGAGGCGTTACAAGTGGAACGATAACTACAGGTACATTAATGTTAGTATTAGAGAACTCTACACCTGGATTATCAGGAACAATAGAAGTTGATTTTACACCTTATAGAGATGGATGTCCAGGAGCGACAGTAGTGAGTGAAGTAATTACTGTTAATCCTATTCCGGGAGTTCCAAACGGATTACCAGAATATTACATATGTGATGGAGAAGCTACGCCGATGAGTATCACTTCAGATCCATTTGTAGCGGGGACAGAATTGATATATGATGTTGTAGATTATTATAATGTAACGGGATATAGTTCAGGCGGACCATTACCGGAGCCATTATTAATAGAGGATGTTTTAACATTAACAGATTCCTATGTTCAAGGTTATGTGGTTTACCGCATTTGGGCTACATTAAATGGATGTGATGGAGAGTATAGAGACTTTACGGTTTATGTAAATCCTAATCCACAACCGGTTTTAACAGATGGTGCGATATGTGTTAATGATATAGGAACAGTTTTCCAAACGTATTGGTTAACAGTTGAAGGATTACCAGGGACAAATTATCAGTATACATGGTATGAGTCATCAGATCCAGTTAATCCTATTGCAATAACAGGAGTTCCAAGTTTAGAGGTAGCTGTAGCGGGTAGTTATTATGTAGTGGTAAGAGATTTAAGTTCAACGGACACTTCATGTGAGGGTACTTCAAACACAGTAAGTGTAATAGAGACCAATCCAGCGACAAGTTTTATCACAACGGTAACTGATGCATTTAGTGATAACGCAACAGTTGTTGTTACGGTAACAGGAGGAAATGGTATGTTATTGTATCAGATAGATGGTGGAGCATTCCAAGAATCGAATGTGTTTACAGGAGTAAGTGCAGGAGAACATGTTATTACGGTTATCGATTCACAAGGGTGTACTTATTTACAAGAGACAGTATTGGTGATAGATTATCCAAACTTCTTTACACCAAATGGAGATGGATATAATGATACATGGAATATAATAGGTTTAAACCAACCAGAGGCGAAGTTGTACATTTTTGATAGATACGGTAAGTTAATCAAGCAATTAAGTACAGTAGGACCGGGTTGGGATGGAACGTATAATGGTGAGCAATTACCATCGACAGATTACTGGTTTAGTTTAGAATATTTAGAAAACGGAGTAGCTAAAGAGTTTAAGGCACACTTCGCAATGAAAAGATAA
- the cysS gene encoding cysteine--tRNA ligase: protein MKLYQNQQLKVYNTLTSDKQDFKPLHEGRIGMYVCGPTVYSNVHLGNVRTFMSFDVIYRYLSHLGYNVRYVRNITDAGHLTDDGNVENDRFVKQSKLEKLEPMEIVQKYTVDFHKVLDTFNFLPPTIEPTATGHILEQIELTEKLIELGFAYESNGSVYFDVQAYNAKGLNYGELSNRNIEELLANTRDLDGQTEKKNPQDFALWKNASPQHIMRWNSPWGAGFPGWHLECTAMSTKYLGETFDIHGGGMDLKFPHHECEVAQAKAGYGHSPVRYWMHTNMLTMNGLRMSKSTGNYILPMELVNGNNDFFEKPFHPNIVRFCFLQAHYRSVLDISNEAMLASEKGFNRMSEAYKNLANLSASANSSLDITSWKQSCYDAMNDDFNSPILIAQLFEGVRFINLIKEGKETVTENDLAILKSTFSDFLVDVLGLNFDSESSSSNTNKLDGVVNMLIEMRNEARANKNWALSDEIRDRLLALGIQLKDGKEGTSFTVN, encoded by the coding sequence ATGAAATTATATCAAAACCAACAACTTAAAGTTTACAATACATTAACGAGCGACAAACAAGATTTTAAGCCACTTCATGAAGGAAGAATTGGAATGTATGTTTGTGGACCTACAGTTTACAGTAATGTTCACCTTGGAAATGTTAGAACTTTTATGAGTTTTGATGTAATTTACCGCTACTTATCACATTTAGGTTACAATGTTCGTTATGTAAGAAATATTACGGATGCAGGACATTTAACAGATGATGGGAATGTAGAAAACGATCGTTTTGTAAAACAATCGAAATTGGAAAAACTAGAGCCAATGGAAATTGTTCAAAAATATACGGTTGATTTCCATAAAGTTTTAGATACTTTTAATTTTCTTCCTCCTACTATTGAACCAACAGCAACCGGACATATTTTAGAGCAAATTGAATTAACTGAAAAGCTAATTGAATTGGGTTTTGCTTACGAAAGTAATGGTTCGGTTTATTTTGACGTTCAAGCCTATAATGCAAAAGGTTTAAATTACGGAGAGTTAAGTAATCGCAACATTGAAGAACTTTTAGCCAATACACGAGATTTAGACGGACAAACTGAAAAGAAGAATCCTCAAGATTTTGCACTTTGGAAAAATGCATCGCCACAACACATTATGCGTTGGAATTCACCTTGGGGCGCTGGTTTTCCGGGTTGGCATTTAGAGTGTACTGCAATGAGTACAAAATACTTAGGTGAAACTTTTGATATTCACGGTGGTGGAATGGATTTAAAATTCCCGCATCATGAATGTGAAGTTGCTCAAGCAAAAGCTGGTTACGGACATTCGCCTGTTCGTTATTGGATGCATACGAATATGCTTACTATGAATGGTTTACGCATGAGTAAATCGACTGGTAATTATATTTTACCAATGGAATTAGTCAACGGAAACAACGATTTCTTTGAAAAACCATTCCATCCTAATATTGTACGTTTTTGTTTTTTACAAGCTCACTATAGAAGTGTTTTAGATATTTCTAACGAAGCTATGCTTGCCAGTGAAAAAGGTTTTAACCGAATGAGTGAGGCTTATAAAAATCTTGCGAATCTTTCAGCTTCAGCAAATTCAAGTTTAGATATAACTTCATGGAAGCAATCTTGTTACGATGCCATGAATGACGATTTTAATTCACCTATTTTAATTGCACAATTATTTGAAGGTGTTCGTTTTATCAATCTAATTAAAGAAGGAAAAGAAACCGTTACAGAAAATGATTTGGCAATATTAAAATCGACTTTCTCAGATTTCTTAGTAGATGTTTTAGGTTTGAATTTCGATTCTGAATCTTCAAGTTCAAATACCAATAAATTAGATGGTGTTGTAAACATGTTAATCGAAATGCGAAACGAAGCAAGGGCTAATAAAAACTGGGCATTGTCTGATGAAATTCGCGATAGACTTTTAGCTTTAGGAATTCAACTTAAAGATGGAAAAGAAGGCACTTCTTTTACAGTAAATTAA
- the lgt gene encoding prolipoprotein diacylglyceryl transferase: protein MRFLAMIWNPSEGIDLGIINVRFYSLMFVVAFGLGWYVMKAIYEREEESLEKLDKLFLYTVLATLIGARLGHVFFYDWDYFKDHPLEILLPIKETAEGWKFTGFAGLASHGAAISIILVMWYYSKNIIKKPILWILDRIVIPVSLGAIFVRLGNFFNSEIIGKPTSESSFLATKFIRGEDTLNSYEVTKLTQIPDVDQAFNAVKSNPQFVEILNSIPYRYPAQLYEAIGYVFVFAILFYLYWKTETRQKLGYLFGVFLVLLWTVRFFVEYVKESQGGFENALGVFSTGQWLSIPFIIAGIYFIVKAKKVE from the coding sequence ATGCGTTTTTTAGCCATGATTTGGAATCCTTCTGAAGGAATAGATTTAGGAATTATTAATGTTCGTTTCTATAGTTTAATGTTTGTAGTAGCCTTTGGATTAGGTTGGTACGTTATGAAAGCTATTTATGAACGTGAAGAAGAATCTTTAGAAAAATTAGACAAACTTTTTTTATATACTGTTTTAGCGACATTAATTGGAGCTCGTTTAGGTCATGTATTTTTCTATGATTGGGATTACTTTAAAGATCATCCTCTTGAAATTTTACTTCCAATTAAAGAAACCGCTGAAGGTTGGAAATTTACTGGTTTTGCAGGATTAGCAAGTCATGGAGCTGCAATATCTATAATTCTTGTAATGTGGTATTACAGTAAAAATATTATTAAAAAGCCCATTTTATGGATTTTAGACCGAATTGTAATTCCTGTTTCACTTGGAGCTATATTTGTACGTCTAGGAAACTTTTTTAATTCTGAAATTATTGGAAAACCCACATCTGAATCAAGCTTTTTAGCTACAAAATTCATTCGTGGAGAAGACACTCTAAATAGTTATGAAGTAACAAAACTAACTCAAATTCCTGATGTAGATCAAGCTTTTAATGCTGTTAAAAGCAATCCACAATTTGTTGAAATATTAAATTCAATTCCGTATCGTTATCCTGCACAATTATATGAAGCAATTGGATACGTTTTTGTGTTTGCTATTTTATTTTATTTATACTGGAAAACAGAAACACGTCAAAAATTAGGTTACTTATTTGGTGTTTTCCTAGTCTTACTTTGGACCGTTCGTTTCTTTGTAGAATATGTAAAAGAAAGTCAAGGAGGGTTTGAAAATGCTCTTGGAGTTTTCTCTACAGGACAATGGTTAAGTATACCGTTTATAATAGCTGGGATTTACTTTATTGTAAAAGCCAAAAAAGTAGAATAA
- the yidD gene encoding membrane protein insertion efficiency factor YidD translates to MTKILAYPFIFLVRFYQVAISPYTPATCRYSPTCSHYTAEALKKHGVFKGGWLAIKRIFSCHPWGGSGYDPVP, encoded by the coding sequence ATAACAAAAATATTAGCCTATCCTTTTATTTTCTTAGTTCGATTTTACCAAGTAGCCATTTCACCTTACACACCGGCAACTTGTCGCTACTCACCTACATGCTCACATTATACTGCTGAAGCCCTAAAAAAACACGGCGTTTTTAAAGGCGGTTGGCTTGCAATAAAGCGCATATTTAGTTGTCATCCTTGGGGAGGAAGCGGTTACGATCCTGTTCCCTAA
- the folE gene encoding GTP cyclohydrolase I FolE — MSHNEDLHEELGNNHIATSAETPLRSDAFDLTDDEKIESIKKDVENILNTLGLDLTDDSLKGTPNRVAKMFVKDIFGGLHPDKKPGSSTFDNKYKYGEMLVEKNIVVYSTCEHHLLPIIGRAHVAYISNGTVVGLSKMNRIVDYYAKRPQVQERLTIQIVQELQKVLGTEDVACVMDAKHLCVNSRGIKDIESSTVTAEFGGKFKEEKVRREFLDYIKLETQF; from the coding sequence ATGAGTCATAACGAGGATTTACACGAAGAATTAGGTAATAATCATATCGCAACTAGTGCTGAAACTCCTTTACGTTCAGATGCTTTTGATTTAACTGATGACGAAAAGATTGAGTCTATAAAGAAAGACGTAGAAAATATTTTAAATACTTTAGGTTTAGATTTAACTGACGATAGTTTAAAAGGAACTCCTAATCGTGTTGCAAAAATGTTTGTTAAAGATATTTTTGGAGGGCTTCATCCTGATAAAAAACCGGGTTCATCTACATTTGATAACAAATACAAATATGGTGAAATGCTAGTTGAAAAAAACATTGTTGTTTATTCTACTTGTGAGCACCATTTATTACCCATTATTGGTCGTGCGCATGTTGCTTACATTTCAAATGGTACTGTTGTAGGTCTTTCTAAAATGAATAGAATAGTTGATTATTATGCTAAAAGACCTCAAGTACAAGAACGTTTGACAATACAAATTGTTCAAGAATTACAAAAAGTTTTAGGTACTGAAGATGTAGCATGTGTTATGGATGCCAAACATTTATGTGTTAATTCAAGAGGAATTAAAGACATTGAAAGTAGTACAGTTACTGCTGAATTTGGCGGAAAATTTAAAGAAGAAAAAGTACGTAGAGAATTTTTAGATTATATAAAATTGGAAACTCAATTTTAG